In Paenibacillus sp. BIC5C1, a genomic segment contains:
- a CDS encoding iron-hydroxamate ABC transporter substrate-binding protein has product MLKKNLMLFMSICLVLVLAACGNANKSSSASEGSTTDTSNTTQDTNSASGDQRIASMSIHLTNDLLSLGITPVGSVIGGEAKAFLSHVADRLQNTTPLGPVKDPDMEALLALKPDVIYLDEEFSGDDIAKFEKIAPVHVFNLDDGTWRDHLKDIGKLVNREKEAEQYIQDYATETEEVKSLIHDTIGDGTVMAIRVTAKELRVFSTRRPMGPILYEDLGLTPAKGIEEFDSSKPYQVVSREILPDFDADAIFVVVNSDDEAQNMFKELQNNPIWQGLKAVKAGHVYPIGAQPWLDYSSIGNKMAMDEAKEMFSKK; this is encoded by the coding sequence ATGTTAAAGAAAAACCTTATGCTCTTCATGAGCATCTGTCTGGTGCTTGTACTCGCAGCCTGCGGGAATGCCAATAAATCATCTTCTGCGTCGGAAGGTTCTACTACGGACACTTCGAACACTACGCAGGACACCAATTCCGCTTCCGGGGATCAACGCATCGCATCCATGTCGATCCATCTGACCAATGACCTGCTCTCTCTCGGCATTACACCGGTTGGTTCGGTGATCGGCGGGGAAGCCAAAGCCTTCTTGTCCCATGTTGCTGATCGTCTACAAAATACAACGCCGCTCGGTCCCGTTAAGGACCCGGACATGGAAGCTTTGCTTGCCCTGAAACCGGATGTCATCTATCTGGACGAAGAATTCTCCGGTGATGATATTGCCAAATTCGAGAAAATTGCTCCTGTACACGTCTTCAATCTGGATGATGGCACTTGGCGCGACCACCTGAAAGACATTGGTAAACTGGTCAACCGCGAGAAAGAAGCAGAGCAATACATTCAGGATTATGCAACTGAAACGGAAGAAGTGAAATCGCTGATTCACGATACAATCGGTGACGGCACCGTAATGGCAATCCGTGTTACCGCCAAAGAACTGCGTGTATTCAGTACACGCCGTCCTATGGGCCCGATTTTGTATGAAGATCTGGGGTTAACTCCGGCTAAAGGCATTGAGGAATTCGATTCGTCCAAACCGTATCAAGTTGTTTCACGTGAAATATTGCCGGACTTTGATGCAGATGCGATCTTCGTTGTTGTGAACTCGGATGATGAAGCTCAGAACATGTTCAAAGAACTGCAAAACAATCCAATCTGGCAAGGACTGAAGGCTGTCAAAGCAGGTCATGTCTACCCGATCGGCGCTCAACCTTGGCTGGACTACTCTTCAATCGGCAATAAAATGGCCATGGATGAAGCCAAAGAAATGTTTTCCAAGAAATAA
- a CDS encoding macro domain-containing protein, whose protein sequence is MEFREIQQDLFAMEDYYTLAHCISADARMGAGIAVQFRQRFGLEVLQEQAQQEPLEIGQCYSVGRTLNLVTKAKFSNKPTYQSFTRAVESMRDICIRDGLNKLAMPQIGCGLDRLKWDKVRGIIQDAFAETDVEIVVCTL, encoded by the coding sequence ATGGAGTTTCGTGAGATACAGCAGGATCTATTTGCTATGGAAGATTATTACACGCTTGCACACTGCATTTCCGCGGATGCGCGGATGGGTGCAGGAATTGCTGTGCAGTTTCGCCAGCGATTTGGCTTGGAGGTTCTCCAGGAGCAGGCGCAGCAGGAGCCGCTTGAGATCGGACAATGTTATTCGGTAGGGCGTACCCTCAATTTGGTCACCAAGGCCAAATTTTCGAACAAACCGACTTATCAGTCGTTTACCCGAGCCGTGGAATCCATGCGTGACATATGCATTAGAGATGGGCTCAACAAACTGGCGATGCCGCAGATTGGTTGCGGGCTGGACAGGTTGAAATGGGATAAGGTGAGGGGCATTATTCAGGATGCTTTTGCCGAAACGGATGTTGAGATCGTCGTTTGTACCTTGTGA
- a CDS encoding TIGR02452 family protein — translation MNNQQHRNNIQNNNHSKTTGINSTNQRSKRSQIAHQTLAILEEGEYVNGYDRRVQIGIDLQRAIQDSVLYRPTELIALREKRSKEMVQLQPSVETSAVRIEVTGETTLAAASRLSVDEGREDVICLNFASAKNPGGGFLGGSQAQEESLARATGLYPCIAQMSEMYDYNRKQRSCMYSDYMIYSPAVPVIRDDEDRLLDQYDLSAFITAPAVNAGVVRERENADDQQIESVMKGRIRYILDLALLHGHRAIVLGAYGCGVFRNDPANVAKYFHDVLVEENFRHSFERIVFAVFDRTAGRKTFKAFENRLAGE, via the coding sequence ATCAACGTTCCAAACGATCCCAGATCGCCCATCAGACACTGGCTATTCTGGAAGAAGGAGAATACGTGAACGGTTATGATCGCAGGGTTCAGATCGGTATAGATTTACAGCGAGCGATCCAAGATTCGGTCTTATATCGTCCCACGGAACTTATCGCTCTTCGAGAAAAGCGAAGTAAAGAAATGGTCCAGCTGCAACCTTCCGTCGAAACTTCAGCCGTTCGCATCGAGGTTACGGGCGAGACCACACTCGCAGCCGCTTCACGTCTTTCTGTGGATGAAGGAAGGGAAGATGTCATTTGCCTGAACTTTGCATCAGCGAAAAATCCCGGCGGCGGATTCCTGGGTGGCAGTCAGGCACAGGAGGAGAGCTTGGCCCGGGCTACGGGACTGTACCCATGTATCGCCCAAATGAGCGAAATGTATGACTACAACCGCAAGCAGCGATCTTGTATGTACTCGGATTACATGATCTATTCGCCTGCTGTTCCGGTGATTCGTGATGACGAGGATCGGCTGCTCGACCAATATGATCTGTCGGCATTTATTACAGCGCCTGCTGTAAATGCGGGAGTGGTGAGAGAGCGGGAAAATGCCGATGATCAGCAGATTGAGTCCGTCATGAAAGGGCGCATTCGCTATATTTTGGACTTGGCTTTGCTGCATGGACATCGAGCCATTGTGCTGGGCGCATATGGCTGCGGAGTATTCAGGAATGATCCGGCGAACGTAGCGAAGTATTTCCATGATGTGTTGGTGGAAGAGAACTTTAGACATTCCTTTGAACGAATCGTATTCGCCGTATTCGACCGGACAGCAGGACGGAAAACGTTCAAAGCATTTGAGAATCGTTTGGCGGGAGAGTGA